A DNA window from Streptococcus sp. LPB0220 contains the following coding sequences:
- the ilvC gene encoding ketol-acid reductoisomerase: MAVQMEYEKDVKVPALDGKKIAVIGYGSQGHAHAQNLRDSGHDVIIGVRPGKSFDKAKEDGFEAYPVAEATKLADIIMILAPDEIQKDIYKDEIAPNLSAGKALGFAHGFNIHFGYIKAPEDVDVFMVAPKGPGHLVRRTYTEGFGVPALYAVYQDATGNAKDIAMDWAKGVGSARVGLLSTTFKEETEEDLFGEQAVLMGGLTSLIEAGFEVLTEAGYAPELAYFEVLHEMKLIVDLIYEGGFKKMRQSCSNTAEFGDFVTGPRVIGPEVKENMKAALADIQSGKFAREFVEDHDAGFPRLKAFRKQAEELEIEKVGAELRKAMPFVGQNDDDAFKIYN, from the coding sequence ATGGCAGTTCAAATGGAATACGAAAAAGACGTTAAAGTACCAGCACTTGATGGTAAAAAAATCGCCGTTATCGGTTATGGTTCACAAGGTCATGCACACGCACAAAACTTGCGTGATTCAGGTCATGATGTCATCATCGGTGTGCGTCCTGGTAAATCATTCGATAAAGCAAAAGAAGATGGATTTGAAGCTTACCCAGTTGCAGAAGCAACTAAATTGGCTGATATCATCATGATCTTGGCACCAGACGAAATCCAAAAAGATATCTACAAAGATGAAATCGCTCCAAACTTGAGCGCTGGTAAAGCTCTTGGTTTTGCCCATGGTTTCAATATCCACTTTGGTTACATCAAAGCTCCTGAAGACGTAGATGTCTTCATGGTGGCACCAAAAGGACCAGGTCACTTGGTACGTCGTACTTACACTGAAGGATTTGGTGTACCAGCACTTTACGCTGTCTACCAAGATGCTACTGGTAACGCGAAAGACATCGCAATGGACTGGGCAAAAGGTGTTGGTTCAGCACGTGTTGGTCTTCTTTCAACAACCTTCAAAGAAGAAACAGAAGAAGATTTGTTTGGTGAACAAGCCGTTCTTATGGGTGGTTTGACAAGCTTGATAGAAGCTGGATTTGAAGTTTTGACAGAAGCTGGTTATGCACCTGAATTGGCTTACTTCGAAGTCCTTCACGAAATGAAATTGATCGTTGACTTGATCTACGAAGGTGGCTTCAAGAAAATGCGTCAATCATGTTCAAATACTGCAGAATTTGGTGATTTTGTAACTGGTCCTCGTGTTATCGGTCCAGAAGTAAAAGAAAACATGAAAGCTGCCCTTGCTGATATCCAATCAGGTAAATTTGCACGTGAATTCGTTGAAGACCACGATGCTGGTTTCCCACGTTTGAAAGCCTTCCGCAAACAAGCTGAAGAACTTGAAATTGAAAAAGTTGGTGCTGAATTGCGTAAAGCAATGCCATTCGTTGGTCAAAACGACGATGACGCCTTCAAAATCTACAACTAA
- the ilvA gene encoding threonine ammonia-lyase IlvA — protein sequence MITAKDVAKAHKILSGVVVNTPLEYDHYLSEKYGAKIYLKKENAQRVRSFKIRGAYFAISQLSKEERERGVVCASAGNHAQGVAYTCNEMKIPATIFMPITTPQQKIGQVRFFGGDYVTIKLVGDTFDASAKAAQEFTLSEKRTFIDPFDDPHVQAGQGTVAYEILEEARKESIAFDAVLVPVGGGGLISGVSTYIKETDPRIEVIGVEAEGARSMKAAFEAGGPVKLPEIDKFADGIAVQKVGQLTYEVTRQHVETLVGVDEGLISETLIDLYSKQGIVAEPAGAASVASLEILREYIKGKTICCIISGGNNDINRMPEMEERALIYDGVKHYFIVNFPQRPGALREFVNDILGPNDDITRFEYIKRASKGTGPVLIGVTLANKHDYAGLVNRIERFDPSFINLNGNETLYNMLV from the coding sequence ATGATAACAGCAAAAGATGTGGCCAAGGCCCATAAAATATTAAGTGGAGTCGTTGTCAATACGCCCCTTGAATACGACCACTATTTATCTGAAAAATATGGGGCAAAGATTTATTTGAAAAAAGAAAACGCCCAACGTGTTCGTTCGTTCAAGATTCGTGGAGCGTATTTTGCAATTTCTCAACTTTCAAAAGAAGAGCGTGAGCGTGGGGTAGTGTGTGCTTCTGCGGGAAACCATGCGCAAGGGGTTGCTTATACTTGTAATGAAATGAAGATTCCAGCAACCATCTTCATGCCGATTACAACACCGCAACAAAAGATCGGCCAAGTCCGCTTCTTTGGTGGGGACTATGTAACGATTAAGTTGGTGGGGGATACCTTTGATGCATCAGCTAAGGCGGCCCAAGAATTTACTCTTTCAGAAAAACGGACCTTTATTGACCCGTTTGATGATCCACATGTACAGGCTGGCCAAGGGACAGTGGCCTATGAAATTCTTGAGGAAGCTCGAAAAGAATCGATTGCCTTTGATGCTGTCCTTGTCCCTGTCGGTGGAGGAGGCCTCATTTCAGGTGTTTCTACCTATATCAAAGAAACAGATCCTCGGATTGAAGTCATTGGGGTAGAGGCCGAAGGAGCGCGCTCCATGAAGGCTGCTTTTGAAGCAGGTGGTCCAGTCAAATTACCAGAAATTGATAAGTTTGCAGACGGGATTGCTGTGCAAAAAGTGGGACAATTGACTTATGAAGTGACCCGTCAACATGTGGAAACTTTGGTTGGGGTCGATGAAGGCTTGATTTCAGAGACTTTGATTGATCTTTATTCCAAACAAGGGATCGTAGCTGAACCAGCAGGAGCGGCCAGTGTAGCATCCCTTGAAATCTTGCGCGAATACATCAAGGGGAAAACCATTTGTTGTATTATCTCAGGTGGGAATAATGATATCAACCGTATGCCTGAGATGGAAGAACGGGCTTTGATCTACGATGGGGTCAAACACTACTTTATCGTCAATTTCCCACAACGTCCAGGGGCCCTTCGTGAATTTGTAAATGATATCTTAGGGCCAAATGATGATATTACACGTTTTGAATACATCAAGCGTGCTAGTAAAGGAACAGGCCCTGTCTTGATTGGGGTTACTTTAGCCAATAAGCATGACTATGCAGGTTTGGTCAATCGTATTGAGCGTTTTGATCCGTCTTTCATTAACTTGAACGGAAATGAAACTCTCTATAATATGCTGGTCTGA
- a CDS encoding SPFH domain-containing protein yields the protein MPGFFIFILFLLMVAGFIVISSLYVVKQQSVAIIERFGRYQKISDSGIHMRAPFGIDKIAARVQLRVLQSEIVVETKTQDNVFVTMNVATQYRVNESNVKDAYYKLMRPESQIKSYIEDALRSSVPKLTLDELFEKKDEIALEVQKQVAEEMSTYGYIIVKTLITKVEPDAEVKQSMNEINAAQRKRVAAQELAEADKIKIVTAAEAEAEKDRLHGVGIAEQRKAIVDGLADSIKELKGANVDLTEEQIMSILLTNQYLDTLNNFADKEGNNTIFLPANPDGVENIRTQILSALKAK from the coding sequence ATGCCTGGATTTTTTATCTTTATTTTATTCTTGCTAATGGTTGCAGGATTCATTGTGATCAGCTCACTATATGTGGTCAAGCAACAATCTGTTGCCATCATCGAGCGTTTCGGACGTTATCAAAAAATTAGCGATAGTGGCATTCATATGCGAGCGCCTTTTGGTATCGATAAAATTGCAGCGCGAGTTCAATTGCGCGTCTTGCAGAGCGAGATCGTGGTTGAAACAAAAACTCAGGATAACGTATTCGTTACCATGAATGTGGCAACACAATACCGAGTGAACGAAAGCAACGTAAAGGATGCCTACTACAAACTCATGCGTCCAGAATCACAGATTAAATCATACATTGAAGATGCTCTTCGTTCTTCTGTGCCTAAGTTGACCTTGGATGAATTATTTGAGAAAAAAGATGAAATCGCTCTTGAAGTTCAAAAACAAGTGGCAGAAGAAATGTCAACTTATGGATATATTATTGTTAAAACCTTGATCACCAAAGTTGAGCCAGATGCCGAAGTGAAACAATCCATGAACGAGATCAATGCAGCGCAAAGAAAACGCGTGGCAGCTCAGGAGTTGGCAGAAGCAGACAAGATCAAGATCGTTACTGCTGCCGAAGCTGAGGCGGAAAAAGACCGTTTGCACGGGGTTGGTATTGCCGAGCAACGGAAGGCCATTGTCGATGGATTGGCAGACTCTATTAAAGAGTTAAAAGGTGCGAATGTAGACTTGACCGAAGAACAAATCATGTCAATTCTCTTAACCAACCAGTACTTGGATACCCTAAATAATTTTGCAGATAAAGAAGGGAATAATACGATTTTCCTACCAGCAAACCCTGATGGCGTTGAAAACATTCGTACACAAATATTATCAGCCCTGAAAGCAAAGTAA